Genomic DNA from Anaerolineales bacterium:
GTGATCCGCCTGCGCGTGCTGCTGGAGTTGCCGACGCAGATGGTCGCGGTCTGGATGGATAGGAAGGAAGGCGCGGTGCGGGTGCTGCTCCACCGAGCCCTGCATGCCCTTCGGGCGAGGATGGTTCGAGACGATGGATGGGTCTGATCATCGGCAGGCGGAAATCCTGGATGCCTGTCTGACGGAACTGATCTCGGGAAGCGCCTCGGTCGACGATCTGCTCCGGGCGCACTCGGCGGACGCCGACTGGCTGCAACCACTGCTGGTCTCCGCCCAACAGGCGCGTCAGGCGGTCGAGCTGCCGGCGATGCCGCCAGAGGCCCGGCTGGTGGTCGAGCGCCGCTTGCGGGCGCACATTCGGAGCCGGGTTCACCGGGCAGCCCCTAGACGAGCCAGGCGCCTGCGCCCGGCCTTCGTCCTGGCCTCCCTCGCGCTGGTTGTCGCCTTGCTTGGATCGGCGAGCGGGATCGCTTACGCTGCCGAGGCCAGCCTGCCCGGCGATGGGCTGTATGTGGTCAAGACCGCCCTGGAGCAGGCGCGGCTCGCGCTTTCCCAGACACCCGAGGGCGAGGCGGCCCTCCTGGCTGCAATCACTGAGAAGCGGCTGCAAGAGGCGGAGCAATTGTCGGCACGCGGCCGTCATCGGGACCTGCCCGCGG
This window encodes:
- a CDS encoding DUF5667 domain-containing protein, encoding MDGSDHRQAEILDACLTELISGSASVDDLLRAHSADADWLQPLLVSAQQARQAVELPAMPPEARLVVERRLRAHIRSRVHRAAPRRARRLRPAFVLASLALVVALLGSASGIAYAAEASLPGDGLYVVKTALEQARLALSQTPEGEAALLAAITEKRLQEAEQLSARGRHRDLPAALQGYGRAVDRLLALADQLPAQDGSASLQAIERELARQAQVLSRLQAKAPPAAQAGLMRALQESARNRGAVKKMLEERQPEPGPPPDRGQKVTPASPVTPGKDKEPGKGQGRGRPTEAAPKRP